One Torulaspora globosa chromosome 5, complete sequence DNA window includes the following coding sequences:
- a CDS encoding sugar porter family MFS transporter: MVGCWMVLLFVYRGLSALRLRMSGREEDIIVAGNSNSQTNSNSTSLNEKSDRTDRVGLDSSGYAKDGGADLEQYRSHDVNDSEKDEMTILVKEADRQLSGMKKSDLVFVSACCVMVAFGGFVFGWDTGTISGFVKQTDWIRRFGSERPDGTHFLSNVRTGLLVSIFNIGCAIGGVLLGKLSDLYGRRVGLMIVVVIYTIGILIQICSFNKWYQYFIGRIISGLGVGGITVMSPMLISEVAPKQIRGTLVSCYQLMITGGIFLGYCTNFGTKNYNNSAQWRIPLGLCFAWALFMIGGMTFVPESPRYLVEVGKLEEARRSLARANKCSAESPLVTLELENFQASVEAEKVAGDASWSELVTGKPAIFKRTVMGIMIQSLQQLSGDNYFFYYGTTIFTAVGLNDSFETSIVLGVVNFVSTFVALYTVDKFGRRKCLLYGCVGMVCCYIVYATVGVTSLWPNGQHQPSSKGAGNCMIVFACFYIFCFATTWAPIAYVIVSESFPLRIKSKGMAIASASNWIWGFMIGFFTPFITSSINFYYGYVFMGCMIFAYFYVFFFVPETKGLTLEEVNIMYEERVLPWKSASWLPPHRRTADFNADAFARDELPFYKRLFTRR, translated from the coding sequence ATGGTAGGCTGCTGGATGGTTCTTTTGTTTGTTTACAGGGGACTAAGTGCACTGAGATTGAGAATGTCAGGAcgtgaagaagatattaTAGTTGCGGGAAACTCTAATTCGCAGACGAACTCTAACTCGACGTCGTTGAACGAGAAGTCCGATAGGACTGATCGGGTAGGCTTAGATAGTTCCGGTTACGCCAAGGACGGGGGAGCAGATCTGGAGCAGTACAGAAGCCATGACGTAAATGACTCCGAGAAGGACGAGATGACCATTCTGGTCAAGGAGGCTGACCGGCAGTTGAGTGGAATGAAGAAGTCAGATCTGGTGTTTGTGTCGGCGTGTTGTGTGATGGTTGCGTTTGGTGGGTTCGTCTTTGGCTGGGATACGGGCACAATCTCTGGGTTTGTGAAACAGACCGATTGGATCCGGAGATTTGGTTCGGAGAGGCCCGACGGCACGCACTTCTTGTCCAATGTGCGGACCGGGCTGTTGGTGTCTATCTTTAACATTGGCTGTGCTATCGGAGGTGTCCTTCTTGGTAAGTTAAGTGACTTGTACGGCAGACGTGTGGGACTGATGATCGTGGTGGTCATTTACACGATCGGGATCCTCATCCAGATCTGttccttcaacaaatgGTACCAATACTTCATTGGCAGGATCATATCTGGTCTTGGTGTCGGTGGGATCACGGTGATGTCGCCCATGCTGATCTCTGAGGTGGCTCCCAAGCAGATTAGAGGTACCCTGGTTTCGTGCTACCAGTTGATGATCACTGGTGGGATCTTCTTGGGCTACTGCACGAATTTCGGTACTAAGAACTACAACAACTCCGCCCAATGGAGAATCCCTTTGGGTCTGTGTTTCGCTTGGGCTCTGTTCATGATTGGCGGTATGACTTTTGTGCCAGAATCGCCTCGTTACCTGGTGGAAGTTGGCAAACTCGAAGAAGCCAGGCGTTCCCTGGCGAGGGCAAACAAATGTTCAGCAGAATCTCCATTGGTGACTCTGGAGCTTGAGAATTTCCAGGCTTCTGTCGAGGCCGAAAAAGTCGCCGGCGATGCCAGCTGGTCTGAGCTGGTGACCGGTAAACCTGCCATTTTTAAGCGTACCGTGATGGGCATCATGATCCAATCTTTGCAGCAACTGAGTGGTGATAACTACTTCTTCTACTATGGTACGACCATCTTTACAGCTGTTGGTTTGAATGATTCATTCGAAACTTCGATCGTCCTCGGTGTGGTAAACTTTGTTTCAACGTTTGTTGCCTTGTACACCGTTGACAAGTTTGGTCGGCGTAAATGTCTGTTATATGGTTGTGTTGGTATGGTCTGCTGTTATATTGTCTACGCAACTGTTGGTGTCACTAGTTTATGGCCAAACGGGCAACATCAACCATCTTCCAAGGGTGCTGGTAACTGTATGATTGTTTTTGCATGTTTCTacattttctgctttgccACTACCTGGGCTCCAATTGCATATGTCATCGTTTCTGAATCGTTCCCATTGAGAATCAAGTCGAAGGGCATGGCCATTGCCAGTGCTTCCAACTGGATATGGGGTTTCATGATTGGTTTCTTCACTCCTTTCATCACCTCTTCGATCAACTTTTACTATGGTTACGTCTTCATGGGTTGCATGATATTTGCCTACTTCtacgttttcttcttcgttccGGAAACCAAAGGCTTGACCTTAGAAGAGGTGAACATCATGTATGAGGAGCGTGTACTTCCATGGAAATCCGCGTCTTGGTTACCTCCACATAGGAGAACCGCAGATTTCAATGCAGATGCGTTCGCCAGGGACGAATTGCCCTTCTACAAGAGACTTTTTACGAGAAGATGA